TGGTGGTTCGTCTGCCCGCGCGAGCTCCAGCAGGAGATCTGGCCGACCGAGGACTACCACCTGGCGCGCTCGCTGGTGGACACCGAGCTGCCCGAGGACGACCTGTTCGCCGGCATCCACGCCGAGGACGTCTCCCCCGCCTGCCACTGACGGGACCACCCGCCCTGAGTGGCAGACTGGAACTGTGAACGTTCTAGCAGCAGGTGATGTGAGTCCGGGGCTGCTCGGCTTCCTCGTTGTCGCCTTTCTCGGGTTCGCCCTCTACATCCTGATCAAGTCGATGAACAAGCAGATGTCGAAGATCCAGGTGCCGCACGAGGGCGACACGGACGACAAGAAGGCCGAGTAGATGCCGATCGAGGTGGTCGACAACTCGACGGAGAGCCGGTTCGAGGTCCTCGTGGACGGCAAGGTCGCCGGCTTCGCCGACTACAGGCTGCTGCCCACGAAGATCGTTTTCACGCACACCGAGGTGCTGCCCGCGTACGAGGGGCAGGGGCTGGCGAGCAAGCTGGTCGGATACGCGCTCCAGACGAGCGCCGACACCGGCCTGCGCGTCGTGCCCCTGTGCCCGTACGTCGCGAAGTACATCGAGCGCCACCCCGAGTTCCAGGAGCTGGTCGACGCCTCATTCGGCGGCAGGTGACCAGGCCCGTTCCAGGGCCTTGGGCAGCCCCCACCAGCCCAGCGGGGTGAGCACCTCGCTCCGGTCGACGATGCCGAGCTGGGCCCACAGGCCAACCACCGACGCGAACAGCGTCTCCGTCGCGTCGAGGTCGTCGTCGTCCTGGTCGTCGACGTCGATGTCCTCCGACTCGGCGATGAGCCGCGCGATCCGTTCGGGCGAGGCGAGCACACCGGGGCCGAGCCTGGTCAGCGCCGCCACCCCGGCCAGCCAGTCGGCGTGCTGGATCGCGCAGAGGTCGGCCAGCGTGGCGTCCTCCAGGCTGAGCTCCCTGTCGAGGTCGGCGAACTCCTCCAGCGCGTCCCCACCCTCTGACAGGTCCGAGATGGGCCCCGCGATGCCCGCCGCCACCGCCAGCCACAGCTCACCGTCGTCGTCCGGCATGGGAGCGTCATCGAACCCGGCACAGGCCCGCAGCACGTTGCCGGGGTAGCCCGGCTCGGCCAGCAGTTCGCGCAGGCGCGCGCCGGCCGCCTCCAGGTCGCCGGCGGGCAGCTCGGGCTGCTCGGGCAGGCCCGCGACGATGCGCCGCAGCTCCGACAGCGCGAACGCCTCCTCCTCGTCCCAGGCCGCGAACAGCTCCTCGTCCTGCTCGTCGCTCACCGCGAACCCGGGCACCCTGCCGTCGGGCAGCGGGGTGCTGAGCCAGTGCTCCTGCAGTTCCTCGTACACCCTGCGGGCCTCCTGATCGCCCGCGACCAGCGCGTCGGGGTCGATCTCGCCGACCTCAACCTTTTCCTCCAGGTACGCGACGAGCCGCGCGAACATCTCCGCCGCCACGGGCCCGCGCTCGTCCTCCTCCGGCCAGACGA
The Nonomuraea helvata genome window above contains:
- a CDS encoding GNAT family N-acetyltransferase, coding for MPIEVVDNSTESRFEVLVDGKVAGFADYRLLPTKIVFTHTEVLPAYEGQGLASKLVGYALQTSADTGLRVVPLCPYVAKYIERHPEFQELVDASFGGR